The Bacillus solimangrovi genome contains the following window.
AATTGTTATGAAGAAGGTATGGACATCATAAGTAATCTTGAAGAATTCGGGTACATCAATTTAATAGAGACTGACAGAGAAGAATGTACTGAGAATTATAATTCAATACAAGATACATATAATAGAATCATCCCAATGTGGGAAATGTTTAATACTGATAAAACGTCTATGGAAATCCAGCATGAAATAATGAAGAAAAGGATTGGAATAGTTGGATGTGGTACCGTGGGGATTAATATAGCAATAAAGTTAGCACTCTTCGGTATATCTAATTATGTACTTGTTGATGGAGATTCAATAGAGGCTAGCAATTTGACTAGATGTCCATATTTAGCTAGAAAAAATATAGGAGAACCGAAAGTTGATGTATTAAAAAGATTGATTGAAGAACGTTTGGATAATAGCATTGTTACTCCTGATATTAAAACCTACCAAACTTTTATAAGTGAAGATAACGATTTAAATCAAATTCTAGATGGAATAGATATTTTAATTGTTGCAGCTGATGAGGAGAATTTACTCAAAGGAATTCAAGCATATGGTGATAACTATGATGTACCAGTTATATATCCAGGAGGTTACTATGGATTTGACGCAACAATTTTCCCTATTTATGTAAAAAATAAAAACCAGAGTCCTAGTGAAATAAACGCTTTTCTTACAAAAAATAAAGAAGATTTCGGAATAAACCTCAATCAAAGGGATGATATCGTTGTAAGTTCTATAGTACAGACTGCAGATAAAATTTCTAATATTTTATCCTTTGAGGTATTAAGGTATTTTGTCGAGGGATGGACAGAACATCTCGAAAGAGGTGCTTTGATGTATAACTTAGCAAACAATTCGTTGATTGATATCAACAAATAAAGTGAATGCTACCTTTATTAATAACTCTTATTAAATTTATTTTAGGAGCGACAGCATGCTTGGTGAAGAAGTACAGACGAAAAATGAACATTCGTATCTCGAAAATTTAATATTACCAGTTAAAGAATCTCGTCATTTTAGATTCTTGTGGATCGGGCAACTACTCTCGTCTTTTGGAAGTGCTATTCATATGGTGATTCTTCCGTTAGTTGTGTATTCGTTAACTGGGTCTACAATGGTAATGGGAATTACTATGACAATGTATATGATACCTAATGTGCTCATCCTACCATTTTCAGGATTAATCGTTGACAAATTTAATCGCATTAATCTGATGTTACTCATTGAATTTATTCGTACATTTCTTATGATAACGATAATGATCTTACTAATTTCAGATACCTTAACTATACAAATCTTATATGTATTGGTTGCAATTAATGGTTTAATGGCTGGTTTGTTTCATCCTGCATATTTCGCTGTTCGTGCGAAAATTTTTGTTCCAAAGATTCGTAACGCTGCAAATGCATTAACTCAAATGAGTACTCAAGTCGTACGATTAATTGGACCTGCACTAGGTGGACTAATTGTCTCTGCATCATCTGCTGCTATTGGATTTGGTATAGATGCATTAACTTTTTTCTTGTCTTTTATATGTCTATTATTCTTAAGGGATCTGGCTACAAATCATACACCTACTACTGTCAAGGATTCCTTGAATAACAAGTCTAACGTTAAAAGTGATTTTTTAGAAGGTATTAAAGTGTTAAAAAGTCATCCTTGGTTATGGATCACAATTTTAGCATTTTCCTTTATTACTCTTTGTTACACAGGAATTATTGTCATCTTGATTCCTTGGTTGTTTAATATTTATTATCAATTTGAACCTTTTATATTTGGTTTATGTATGACATTTTCCGGATTAGGTGCTGGACTTGCTGCTCTCATTTTTGGTATGAGACAACAATGGGAAAAACGCGGTCTGATGGCTTACAGTGGTGTTATAGTAAGTGGATTGTCATTATTGGCAATGCCTTTCGTCCCTTGGGTTCCTGGATTATTAACTTTAATGGCTATTCAAGGGTTCGGTGTTATGGTTTTTGGACTAGTTTGGGAAACTAGTTTACAAGAGCTTGTACCTGAAGAAATGTTTGGGAGAGTAGCGAGTCTTGATATGTTAGGATCCTATGCGTTACTTCCACTAGGATATTTGTTAATTGGTTGGTTAGCAGAAAGTATCGGCGGATCTACTACGATTATAATTTTATCAGTAATAACAACTCTGTCTTCTGCAATTCTTCTATGCATACCTAGTATCCGAAAGTTTAATTAACAAGTAGAGTGATAAAAGCTATGTAAGAATCTTTAATATTTTAAGCTTTTGCATCAAAAGAAAGAGTATTGCAATTCGATAGTAATCCCTTACAATTAGGAATCAACAGAAAAAAACAACGCTTTTTCTGATTTGTATTAATCTAATGAAAGGGGTGGAGAAATGAATATCGAAAAAGAAATCGGGAAATTAAAGTATCAAATTAAACTACTAAAATGTATGGTGAACGGTGATGAGTTTCCATTTTTTATGTATGCTATAGATCATGAGTTTGAGGAGAATCAAGTTAATGCTCTATTGAAGATCTTAACAGCTTTCAGATACCGTATGTACGAAGGTACAGATGATAACTATCATCATTATCATGAATTAAACAAAGCGGATGCACAGTTACAGTCTTTATTAATAATATATCAAATCGAAACCTCAGAGATATACAAACATGAACTACCAAGTATTATTGAGTTCAGACACTACTTAAATTGTATCTTTGCTGAGAAGGAAACAAACCCAAAACATATCCTTTTGAGTTTAAAAAGGCAATCCATTTATAAAGAACTTTGTGATTATCTACTGAATCAGATAGAGGATCTATAGCTGATTCAATTAAATAAAGCCGATAAATCCTTAATTTAGGATTTATCGGCTTTTCTAATGTCGATTTTTTCTTAGGGTTTCTTAATATGCAATTACTTTTCCCCACGAGGGATAACAAATAGATAAGAAAGTGTGGCACTAACACCTGCACAAACGATGACAATTCCCATTGGTATAGCGGTGTGTTCTCCTCCGAGCCCCACGAATGGTGCTGCGAGTGCACCTAAAGCAAGTGATAATACTCCGATTAGAGCGGCTGCACTGCCTGCATTCTTTCCTTGTTTTTGCATCGCAAGTGAAAATCCAGATGTACTTACAACCCCAACACTTGATACGACAAAGAATAACGGGATTAATAGAAAAATTAATCTAGCGTGCAGAAGAATAAGTATAAATAAAACAATACCTCCACATAGTGATGTAGCTAGACCGAAACGAAAAAGCTTAGACTCATGTATTCGTCCAGCTAACCGCCCTGTAGTTTGACTTGCCATCATAATCCCCAATCCATTTATGGCAAAGATGAGACTGAACATTTGTGGCGATCCCCCGTAAATATTTTGCACGACAAATGGAGAGCCAGAGATGTAAGCAAACATAGCAGCAAAGACAAACCCTTGAGCTAATGCAAACCCTATGAAGGTGCGATCTAAAATAAGATTTCGGAACGTAATAAACGTATTTTTCACTCCGCCTGCTGAACGTCTATCGTTTTGAAGGGTTTCTGGTAAGCCAAATAGTACGACAAAAAACATGACTAAGCCAATGATACTTAAGACAATAAAGACACCTTGCCATGGAACGATTTTTAAT
Protein-coding sequences here:
- a CDS encoding MFS transporter; this encodes MLGEEVQTKNEHSYLENLILPVKESRHFRFLWIGQLLSSFGSAIHMVILPLVVYSLTGSTMVMGITMTMYMIPNVLILPFSGLIVDKFNRINLMLLIEFIRTFLMITIMILLISDTLTIQILYVLVAINGLMAGLFHPAYFAVRAKIFVPKIRNAANALTQMSTQVVRLIGPALGGLIVSASSAAIGFGIDALTFFLSFICLLFLRDLATNHTPTTVKDSLNNKSNVKSDFLEGIKVLKSHPWLWITILAFSFITLCYTGIIVILIPWLFNIYYQFEPFIFGLCMTFSGLGAGLAALIFGMRQQWEKRGLMAYSGVIVSGLSLLAMPFVPWVPGLLTLMAIQGFGVMVFGLVWETSLQELVPEEMFGRVASLDMLGSYALLPLGYLLIGWLAESIGGSTTIIILSVITTLSSAILLCIPSIRKFN
- a CDS encoding ThiF family adenylyltransferase, coding for MITVQFKPYVKVFLKDNLISFENPLYQKGIRSFELNNTGKLVCELISSKCAFEQLKNKLHQLNCYEEGMDIISNLEEFGYINLIETDREECTENYNSIQDTYNRIIPMWEMFNTDKTSMEIQHEIMKKRIGIVGCGTVGINIAIKLALFGISNYVLVDGDSIEASNLTRCPYLARKNIGEPKVDVLKRLIEERLDNSIVTPDIKTYQTFISEDNDLNQILDGIDILIVAADEENLLKGIQAYGDNYDVPVIYPGGYYGFDATIFPIYVKNKNQSPSEINAFLTKNKEDFGINLNQRDDIVVSSIVQTADKISNILSFEVLRYFVEGWTEHLERGALMYNLANNSLIDINK
- a CDS encoding DUF1878 family protein, yielding MNIEKEIGKLKYQIKLLKCMVNGDEFPFFMYAIDHEFEENQVNALLKILTAFRYRMYEGTDDNYHHYHELNKADAQLQSLLIIYQIETSEIYKHELPSIIEFRHYLNCIFAEKETNPKHILLSLKRQSIYKELCDYLLNQIEDL
- a CDS encoding multidrug effflux MFS transporter — its product is MGELNHAIDRQVKISRSSRLWMATILGTLAGFGPLSIDMYLPALPELANDFHVSPSLVQLSLTFFLLGIAFGQLLAGPISDVRGRRLPLLVGLAIYFVVSLLCVFSPSIWTLIALRFIQGLAGSAGIVISRAVARDLYSGTELTKFFALLALINGIAPIMAPVIGAQLLKIVPWQGVFIVLSIIGLVMFFVVLFGLPETLQNDRRSAGGVKNTFITFRNLILDRTFIGFALAQGFVFAAMFAYISGSPFVVQNIYGGSPQMFSLIFAINGLGIMMASQTTGRLAGRIHESKLFRFGLATSLCGGIVLFILILLHARLIFLLIPLFFVVSSVGVVSTSGFSLAMQKQGKNAGSAAALIGVLSLALGALAAPFVGLGGEHTAIPMGIVIVCAGVSATLSYLFVIPRGEK